A section of the Epinephelus moara isolate mb chromosome 3, YSFRI_EMoa_1.0, whole genome shotgun sequence genome encodes:
- the vps26bl gene encoding vacuolar protein sorting-associated protein 26B-like, translated as MSFFGFGQSADIDIVLNDAETRKKAEHKSEDGRKDKYFLFYDGETVSGKVNVTLKYPGKRLEHNGIKIEFIGQIELYYDRGNHHEFVSLVKDLARPGELTQSQTFDFEFTHVEKPYESYTGQNVKLRYFLRATVSRRLNDISKELDIVVHTLSTYPELNSSIKMEVGIEDCLHIEFEYNKSKYHLKDVIVGKIYFLLVRIKIKHMEIDIIKRETTGTGPNVYHENDTIAKYEIMDGAPVRGESIPIRLFLAGYEMTPTMRDINKKFSVRYYLNLVLIDEEERRYFKQQEITLWRKGDIVRKSMSHQAVIASQRFEGSAHPERTQTQSNEEDDS; from the exons ATGAGCTTCTTTGGTTTTGGTCAAAGTGCGGACATCGATATAGTTCTGAATGACGCCGAAACGAGAAAGAAAGCTGAGCATAAAAGCGAAGACGGCAGGAAGGACAAATATTTTCTCTTCTACGACGGGGAAACGGTATCGGGGAAAGTCAACGTTACGCTCAAGTACCCGGGAAAGAGGCTGGAGCACAACGGCATCAAGATTGAGTTTATCGGCCAGATAG AGCTGTACTATGACAGAGGAAACCACCATGAGTTTGTGTCCCTTGTGAAAGACCTGGCACGGCCAGGGGAGCTCACACAGTCGCAGACATTTGACTTTGAGTTCACACACGTGGAGAAACCCTACGAGTCTTACACTGGTCAGAATGTCAAATTACG CTACTTCCTGAGGGCAACTGTAAGCCGGAGACTGAATGACATCAGCAAAGAGCTGGACATTGTGGTGCACACACTCAGCACCTACCCTGAGCTCAACTCCTCCATCAAGATGGAAGTGGGGATCGAGGACTGTCTGCACATAGAGTTTGAGTACAACAAGTCCAA GTATCACCTCAAAGATGTGATTGTAGGGAAGATTTACTTTCTGCTGGTGAGGATCAAGATAAAACATATGGAGATTGACATCATTAAGCGAGAGACGACCGGCACAGGGCCTAACGTCTACCACGAGAACGACACCATAGCAAAATATGAAATCATGGATGGTGCACCAGTCAGAG GAGAGTCCATTCCCATCAGGCTGTTCTTAGCAGGCTATGAGATGACGCCCACCATGAGGGATATTAACAAGAAGTTCTCGGTGCGGTACTACCTCAACCTGGTCCTCATTGATGAGGAGGAAAGACGCTATTTCAAACAGCAg GAGATCACCCTGTGGAGGAAAGGTGACATAGTGAGGAAAAGTATGTCTCACCAAGCGGTCATCGCCTCCCAGCGCTTCGAAGGCTCCGCCCATCCAGAaaggacacagacccagagcaaTGAAGAAGATGACAGCTAA